The following are encoded in a window of Halosolutus halophilus genomic DNA:
- a CDS encoding DUF2150 family protein produces MSNPPTEFYSEERWQNWIDRIKDEEIDPEDESSARLLLNLQDDTAIAIAKIVAAYDDGELGEEEALEEIDDVREIVLGEVEIEDEEKLILVDGVQTSLVCVFFAAEEYIANGPADEGSVGDYLGAAADAEAEEDLDAALGYAAQAGTLIVDGEELDMDIAEDLEYGLVTEWINGLDSLQSAMSDPEVVEEDE; encoded by the coding sequence ATGAGCAATCCGCCGACCGAGTTCTACTCGGAGGAACGCTGGCAGAACTGGATCGATCGCATCAAAGACGAAGAGATCGATCCGGAAGACGAATCGTCGGCTCGACTGCTGTTGAACCTGCAGGACGACACGGCGATCGCGATCGCGAAGATCGTCGCCGCCTACGACGACGGTGAACTCGGTGAGGAGGAAGCGCTCGAGGAGATCGACGACGTCCGCGAGATCGTCCTCGGCGAGGTCGAGATCGAAGACGAGGAGAAACTGATCCTCGTCGACGGCGTGCAGACGAGCCTCGTCTGCGTCTTCTTCGCCGCCGAAGAGTACATCGCCAACGGACCGGCCGACGAGGGGAGCGTCGGCGACTACCTCGGCGCTGCGGCGGACGCGGAGGCCGAAGAGGATCTCGACGCCGCGCTCGGCTACGCCGCACAGGCGGGAACCCTCATCGTCGACGGCGAGGAACTCGATATGGATATCGCCGAGGACCTCGAGTACGGCCTCGTCACGGAGTGGATCAACGGGTTAGACAGCCTCCAGAGTGCGATGAGCGACCCCGAAGTCGTCGAAGAGGACGAATAG